A window from Cytobacillus sp. FSL H8-0458 encodes these proteins:
- a CDS encoding alanine/glycine:cation symporter family protein: MEELVNKASGMVWSLGLVAFALGAGLFFSIMTRFVQFRYFKEMIKLLFEKGNPESGVSSFQAFSMALAGRVGIGNIAGVATAIAFGGPGAVFWMWIMALLGGASAFIESTLAQIYKVKDGNQYRGGTPYFIEKGLNMKWFAVFVAIVVTLCYGILVPGIQANTIAVGFENTIGLNKSITGIILVVLLGIIIFGGVKRIANVAEKVVPFMALGYVVITFVLLLANAAEIPAMLWLIISSAFGANEMFGGIIGAAIAWGVKRAVFSNVAGVGEGTYSSAAADVSHPAKQGLVQAFSVYIDTIIVCTATALMILITGMYSVTPEGKQPIVENIQGVEAGPMWTQAAVESVIPGFGGLFVAIAIFFFAFTTLMAYYYISETTLVYLGRKRKLKGLKAGLMIVFLGMIYLGSVENASLLWALGDFGFGSMAWLNLVAILFLTKTALKVFKDYEEQRKAGIEPVFDPVKLGIKGADFWEEKAKERNSKGKKAI, translated from the coding sequence ATGGAGGAATTAGTGAATAAAGCGTCGGGGATGGTTTGGAGTCTTGGATTGGTAGCTTTCGCGCTTGGTGCTGGATTGTTCTTTTCCATTATGACACGCTTTGTGCAATTCAGATATTTTAAGGAAATGATTAAACTTCTTTTTGAAAAGGGTAACCCGGAATCCGGTGTGTCCTCTTTCCAGGCGTTTTCAATGGCTTTAGCCGGCCGTGTCGGTATTGGAAATATCGCTGGGGTTGCTACTGCGATTGCATTTGGCGGTCCGGGAGCGGTTTTCTGGATGTGGATCATGGCTTTATTAGGTGGAGCAAGTGCCTTTATTGAATCCACTCTTGCTCAGATCTATAAAGTAAAAGATGGTAATCAATACCGGGGCGGAACTCCTTATTTTATTGAAAAAGGTTTAAATATGAAATGGTTCGCAGTGTTTGTGGCGATTGTTGTTACCCTCTGCTACGGAATTTTAGTTCCAGGTATTCAGGCCAATACGATTGCTGTTGGATTTGAAAATACCATTGGTCTCAATAAAAGCATTACTGGAATCATTCTTGTTGTATTACTTGGCATCATTATTTTTGGCGGCGTTAAGCGAATTGCCAATGTTGCGGAAAAAGTGGTCCCTTTTATGGCCTTAGGGTATGTCGTTATCACCTTCGTTCTTTTGCTTGCAAATGCAGCAGAAATTCCAGCAATGCTTTGGCTGATTATTTCCAGTGCATTTGGTGCAAACGAAATGTTTGGGGGTATTATCGGTGCAGCGATTGCATGGGGCGTTAAGAGAGCTGTATTCTCTAACGTTGCTGGTGTAGGGGAAGGAACTTATAGTTCAGCCGCAGCAGATGTATCCCATCCGGCAAAACAAGGTCTTGTTCAAGCGTTCTCTGTTTATATTGATACCATCATTGTTTGTACAGCTACTGCACTTATGATTTTAATTACCGGTATGTACAGCGTCACACCAGAAGGAAAGCAGCCAATTGTTGAAAATATCCAGGGTGTAGAAGCTGGACCAATGTGGACACAGGCGGCCGTTGAGAGCGTTATCCCTGGATTTGGCGGTTTGTTTGTTGCAATTGCTATCTTCTTCTTTGCCTTTACAACTCTGATGGCTTACTACTATATTTCTGAAACAACCCTTGTTTACCTTGGCAGAAAGAGAAAGCTAAAAGGGCTTAAAGCAGGCTTGATGATTGTTTTCTTAGGAATGATCTACTTGGGAAGTGTCGAAAATGCATCCCTATTATGGGCGCTCGGAGATTTTGGATTCGGAAGTATGGCCTGGCTAAACTTAGTCGCTATTCTATTCCTGACTAAAACTGCCTTAAAAGTATTTAAAGATTATGAAGAACAAAGGAAAGCAGGCATTGAACCAGTCTTCGATCCTGTTAAACTTGGCATTAAAGGTGCGGATTTCTGGGAGGAGAAAGCGAAAGAAAGGAATTCAAAAGGCAAGAAGGCAATATAA
- a CDS encoding aldehyde dehydrogenase family protein: protein MQATNYNLKPKVQEFLEGVKGLYINGNYVPAISGKTFPVINPANEEVIAEVSEAQEEDINAAVAAARKAFDEGEWTKMDAAERSHLIYKFADLLEENREELAQLESLDNGKPCRVALADDVDGTIQHFRYYAGWATKIFGKTTQVSKNYVTYTVHEPVGVVGQIIPWNFPLAMAAWKLGSALAVGCTVVIKPATETPLSLLYAGKLFKEAGFPDGVVNIVPGTGRIAGEAITAHKDVDKIAFTGSTAVGKEVMKKAADQIKGVTLELGGKSPAIVLEDANLEEAIEGVFNGTMYNHGQNCSACTRVFVQRNIYDHVVKALAERAKAMKLGDGMNPETDMGPLVSAKQHQTVLNYIEQGKEEGARLVTGGNKGFEKGYFVQPTIFADVQDHMVIAREEIFGPVMSIFVFDTIDEVIKRANDSDYGLAASVWTESMKKGHYIASKLQSGTVWINDFGLEWETMPFGGYKQSGIGREMGGEYGLQNYTEVKSVFVNIKHDEFL from the coding sequence ATGCAAGCGACAAATTACAATCTGAAACCAAAAGTTCAAGAATTCCTGGAAGGTGTGAAAGGATTATACATTAACGGTAACTATGTACCGGCGATTAGTGGTAAAACGTTTCCCGTCATTAATCCTGCAAACGAAGAGGTCATTGCAGAAGTAAGTGAAGCGCAAGAGGAAGATATTAACGCTGCGGTAGCTGCTGCAAGAAAAGCATTCGATGAAGGCGAATGGACAAAGATGGATGCCGCTGAACGCTCTCATCTAATCTATAAATTTGCGGATCTCTTAGAAGAAAATCGGGAAGAACTCGCTCAACTGGAATCATTGGATAACGGAAAGCCCTGCAGGGTTGCTTTGGCAGATGATGTTGACGGGACAATCCAGCATTTTAGATATTACGCAGGCTGGGCCACAAAAATATTTGGTAAGACAACTCAGGTTTCAAAGAATTATGTAACCTATACGGTACACGAACCGGTTGGGGTTGTAGGCCAAATTATTCCATGGAACTTCCCGCTCGCCATGGCTGCCTGGAAGCTCGGATCTGCACTTGCAGTCGGCTGTACGGTTGTGATTAAACCGGCAACTGAGACACCATTATCTCTTCTCTATGCAGGAAAGCTATTCAAAGAAGCAGGGTTTCCGGATGGTGTTGTGAATATTGTGCCGGGAACGGGCAGGATTGCGGGAGAAGCGATTACTGCACATAAAGATGTCGATAAAATAGCGTTCACAGGCTCAACGGCTGTCGGAAAAGAAGTAATGAAAAAAGCTGCAGATCAAATTAAAGGTGTTACGCTGGAGCTTGGCGGAAAATCGCCAGCCATTGTTTTAGAAGATGCTAATCTTGAGGAAGCAATTGAAGGGGTATTTAACGGAACGATGTACAATCATGGGCAAAACTGCAGTGCCTGTACACGTGTATTTGTCCAGAGAAACATATATGATCATGTAGTAAAAGCCTTAGCAGAACGGGCGAAAGCAATGAAGCTGGGGGATGGAATGAACCCCGAAACGGATATGGGCCCGCTTGTGTCAGCGAAACAGCATCAAACTGTTCTTAATTATATAGAACAAGGGAAGGAAGAAGGTGCGCGACTCGTGACAGGCGGCAATAAAGGATTTGAAAAAGGATATTTTGTACAGCCAACTATTTTTGCTGACGTACAGGATCATATGGTTATTGCACGTGAAGAAATCTTTGGTCCGGTCATGTCCATTTTCGTTTTTGATACGATTGATGAGGTCATTAAACGGGCGAACGATAGTGACTATGGTTTAGCTGCAAGTGTCTGGACAGAAAGTATGAAAAAGGGTCATTACATTGCAAGCAAGCTGCAATCAGGTACAGTCTGGATTAATGATTTTGGACTTGAATGGGAAACAATGCCTTTCGGCGGCTACAAACAATCAGGAATCGGCCGTGAAATGGGTGGAGAGTATGGACTGCAAAACTATACGGAAGTGAAAAGTGTATTTGTTAACATCAAGCATGATGAGTTTTTATAA
- the dapA gene encoding 4-hydroxy-tetrahydrodipicolinate synthase gives MTAIRGAYPVLITPMTQEQEIDWGGVKNNVNYFVDQGVAGIVINGSTGEFVSLSREEKYQMVETVMKEAGGRIPVIVGTAAETTRETIEYIKQAEVHGADGALIINPYYMKPKENEIYHHFKEVSSSVNLPIMLYNNPFTSGVNMSADLMLQIGRDCENVTHIKESSGEIGKVRDLARKGKGDFEVFCGAEELVMESYLVGATGWISVAGNIVPKLVTDMYNHFQKGEFEEAWSINDRILPLCAFLEGSGKYVQIVKRAMELTGQAGGPARYPRLGLSPEEDQKLKDLLASLETVKN, from the coding sequence ATGACTGCAATTAGAGGAGCTTATCCAGTATTAATTACACCAATGACACAGGAACAGGAAATTGATTGGGGCGGAGTAAAGAATAATGTCAATTACTTTGTCGATCAAGGTGTGGCAGGTATCGTCATCAATGGGAGTACTGGTGAATTTGTCAGTCTGTCAAGAGAAGAAAAATACCAGATGGTAGAAACTGTTATGAAGGAAGCAGGCGGCCGCATCCCTGTTATTGTGGGTACTGCCGCTGAAACAACAAGGGAAACAATCGAGTATATAAAGCAAGCTGAAGTACACGGAGCGGATGGTGCTCTAATCATTAACCCTTATTACATGAAGCCAAAGGAAAATGAAATCTACCATCATTTCAAAGAAGTATCTAGTAGTGTCAATCTTCCAATCATGCTTTATAACAACCCATTTACTTCTGGCGTTAATATGAGCGCAGATTTAATGCTTCAGATTGGCAGGGATTGTGAAAATGTGACTCACATTAAGGAATCAAGCGGTGAAATTGGCAAGGTAAGAGATCTTGCAAGAAAAGGAAAAGGAGACTTTGAAGTATTCTGCGGTGCTGAAGAGCTTGTAATGGAGTCTTACTTAGTTGGGGCAACTGGGTGGATTTCTGTTGCAGGAAATATCGTGCCAAAGCTGGTTACAGATATGTATAACCATTTCCAAAAAGGAGAGTTTGAAGAAGCTTGGTCCATCAATGATCGTATTTTACCACTGTGCGCGTTCCTTGAAGGATCTGGAAAGTATGTACAAATTGTGAAGAGAGCCATGGAATTGACTGGCCAGGCTGGCGGGCCTGCGCGGTACCCTCGTTTAGGCCTATCACCGGAGGAAGATCAAAAGCTAAAAGACCTGCTTGCAAGTTTAGAGACAGTAAAAAACTAA
- a CDS encoding proline racemase family protein, which produces MKIQKSYTATDVHVAGEAYRIIKDGPLIHYTSIQELNEQFRIAYEEEINFLLNEPRGFAGLMGCLVVPPFISEADAAVVFFDHNGTVPMQYGGITAVITALLECGQLKAKSSGEYRLETISGVISVAATMKDDEVKLVKLKNEPCQVVQTNVPVSYLDLRTEVSLVQADHLYAIFDKAELPFEIEMEDLPVINQWGQKAIEALEGKHAFSRVILMDHSQKNEGKIKTVTFRPDCYIVRSPGFGTLAACCSYLIENGDIPSDSPIENESIFNGKLTAELSAQFAAGYEFSFSARGFITGMQTYVLDPADPLFAGFLLK; this is translated from the coding sequence GCCCACTTATTCATTATACAAGTATACAGGAGCTAAATGAGCAATTTCGGATTGCCTATGAGGAGGAAATTAATTTTCTTTTAAATGAGCCCCGCGGATTTGCTGGACTGATGGGTTGTCTGGTCGTTCCGCCTTTTATAAGCGAAGCCGATGCCGCTGTTGTTTTTTTCGACCATAACGGAACCGTTCCGATGCAATATGGCGGAATCACTGCTGTCATAACCGCATTGTTAGAGTGTGGCCAACTAAAGGCCAAGTCTTCAGGTGAATACAGACTTGAAACAATCAGCGGTGTTATTAGTGTCGCTGCAACTATGAAAGATGATGAAGTGAAATTAGTTAAATTAAAAAACGAGCCATGCCAGGTTGTGCAAACCAATGTGCCAGTGTCTTATTTAGATTTAAGGACAGAAGTATCTCTAGTCCAAGCCGATCATCTTTATGCGATTTTTGATAAAGCAGAGCTGCCTTTTGAGATTGAGATGGAGGACCTTCCAGTCATAAATCAATGGGGGCAAAAGGCGATTGAAGCCTTAGAAGGCAAACATGCCTTCAGCAGAGTGATCTTGATGGATCACTCGCAAAAAAATGAAGGCAAAATCAAAACGGTAACCTTCCGTCCGGATTGTTATATTGTGCGTTCTCCAGGATTTGGAACTCTAGCTGCCTGTTGCAGCTATTTAATAGAAAATGGGGATATACCTTCTGATAGCCCAATTGAAAATGAAAGCATTTTCAACGGCAAATTGACAGCCGAGCTTTCAGCACAATTTGCAGCAGGTTACGAGTTTAGTTTTTCAGCCCGGGGATTTATTACGGGTATGCAGACATATGTATTAGACCCGGCAGATCCATTATTCGCAGGGTTTTTATTAAAATAA